Below is a genomic region from Zea mays cultivar B73 chromosome 9, Zm-B73-REFERENCE-NAM-5.0, whole genome shotgun sequence.
TGATACCACACTCACATTATTGTTGTCCAACGCATTTTGTAGAGCATCCATGTCAGCAGGCCTAATGACAGTCATCTGAGCATAAACAGTATCACATGCTAAGTGAAGCGTGAGAAACATTGGTATACAACTCACAAAGTGCTCTCACTGCATTTCAACTGGTAGATGGTGTGATTATATAATAAATCTTATTGTGAGGGATCCTAAAATTTATTACCACAAGCAGTTCTACTTAAATCCTTTACAGATAGCCAATCCTATTGACATTGCAGTCGGGCGAAGCTAGAGGCCGGAGAATCCGAGTGCACACTTGACATTTCAATATACACATGTATTGAAAATCTTCTCTAATTAAAAATTAGGGTGTGCATGAGTGGTAAAATTTAGTTTTTAATCACTAGAAAAGTAGAAATTGTTTTTTCCCTGGTGCACGTGCACTCGGCAAACCCTATGTGGCTTCACCCAATGCAGTACAAAGAATAAAGTCTGAAGCCATACTGTACTGTGTACTCCCAACAGCTACTGCAAAGGATATTGTTCATATACCCTGCAGTAGTTATGCTACTCCTATTGGCTATGCTGAAGTAACTGAACTTTGTAGAGACTATTAGCTAGATAAGGACAACACGACAGAGTAATTTTAACTGAATAAGAGCAAGTTCATTGTAGACCCACTACTGTAGCACAGTGACAGGAAGACAACCAATAGTGATAGCAGATGTCCCGTTCTAAAAACAAGTAGAGCTTAAAAGATCGCATGGTATTACCGAAATTCCCCTCTTGGGGAGCTCAGTTTCCATGTAAATCCTTGTTTTCCGGTAGCAATCCGTGGTGGTCACAATGTGCCCACCAGCCGGAACAAGTGCACTGAGCATAGCCACAGCTGCATACATCCCCGATGCCACGAACACTGTGGACTCTGCTTTCTCCAGTGCGCTGCACCATGAGAACACGCAACTGTTTAGCCTCCAGCCAAATGCAACCAACAGGGTGCCGACATTTCCACTATCGAGCATCACCTCATCTTCTTCTCTAATGCCTCCGTGGTCGGGTTCCCATACCTCCCATACTCGAAGCTAGCATGCCTCCCCTCCTAAGGAACAGATAAAACTTAATATTTCGGCGTCAAAACTCACATCCGTCAAATTAGACAAGAGCAAGCACGAATATTCACTACCTTAAAGTCGATTAGCTCTTGCGAGTTGTTGAACCAGTAGGCCGACGTGTTCACTACCGGTGTGGTGATCGCATCCGTGGCGATCCTTCTTCCCAGCCTCTCCCCTGTTTCAGATAAAAAGGCAGCAAAGCCACAAAGGAATCATCGAAAGGGGAAAAAAGCATAGAACCTAGATCTTACAGTAAAGAGACGAGCTAGCAGGGTAGGGTACCCGCGTGGACGGCGAGGCTGGCGTCGGAGCCGAGCAGGTTACGCTCGGCCAAGACGACGGCGGACGGTTGCGCAACCTTAGCGTTGGGAATTGCGCTGACCTCCGCCgccgcggaggcggcggcggcggccgatgcAGCCGCGGCGTGGGAGGAGGCCACGCcgcgggcgcggcggccgccgccgcctAAGTGGGGGCGAGCGGCGGGGCAGTCGGACCACGCGGCGGCGACGATCTGCGCGACGCCGATGTTGCTGCAGTTGCGGCGTGCCTTGGTGCTAAGCTGGCGGACAAAGTTTGGCGGAAAGCGGAGGATGGTAGCAGAGGCCAGGGCGCCACCGGACTCCGTGGAGAAGACAGCCTGCGGGGTGAGCGAGACAGTGGCCATGGAGTAGGAGAAGCTAGGGTTttggcggcggcgcggggagcGACGCTTCGCTCGATCGGTCGCGGCAGCTTCGGGGAGGTGGCGGTCGCGTGGCCTTCCGAAATGCGGTGCGGCTTATTTGTAGTGGCAAGACCGTCAGAGTGCGTTCATCGCTTCGTGCAGCAGAGGCGCTTATCTACTTCTAAATACTCCACCTCGTTTGGAGCACAGAAGAAATTGAAAACAGTTTTTCTAAATTGTGTTGTTTAGTTGCATAAAATTAAGATTTGGAAATAGAGACTCAATTCTTTAGAATTAGGCTATAACTAGAAACCCCTCTCCTAGTATAAAGTCTCATCTCGGTATTGCGTAAAATTAGACCGCATAACTTCAAACTCCAATTCAACGACATCCAAACAATAGAATTAAAATTACATCTCATTTCAGTATCATACATGATTTGGTATTCAACTCCATCTTCTTCACATCCAAACGGAGCACTAAATAAAAAATTACTAAGATGGTGTTTGTTTAGGATTATAAtgtgcccagattatataatctatcaaATTTTAAACTTGTTAGTTCAAAATTTGTTGGATTATATATTCTATACATATTATAATTCTAAACAAACACCCTCTAAGGACATGTCTGATTATCCTATAGATTATACTAtctcgttctcgaatatttgtcgtttGTTAGTTCATTTTTAACTAAAACAGACAAATAAAAAACAAAAGATGGAATATAATCCAACTTAAATAAGTTGAGAAGTAAACAAACAACACAAGATTATTAGGTGTATTATGTAATCTAGATACCTAAATATAATAATCTATAAGCAGGTCAATAAAtgcttatataatctataagctggattatataattcCGGAAGGGAACAAACAAGTCTAAagggtgtttgtttgggattataattgtcggggaccataattaggggtacccccaagactcctaatctcagctggtaacccccatcagcacaaagctgcgaaggcctgatgggtgcgattaagtcaaggctcggtccactcaagggacacgacctcgcctcacccgagcccagcctcggacaagggcagccgaccccggaggattcacgtcctgcccgagggccccctcaagcaacggacacaccttcggctcgcccgaggcccagtcttcgccgagaagcaaccttggccggatcgccacaccgaccgaccgtatcgcaggagcatttaatgcaaggatggcctgacaccttatcctgacgcgcgcccttcagtcgacagagccgaagtgaccgcattcacttcgccgctccactgaccggcctgacgagaagacagcgccgcctgcgccactccgactgttgtgccactcgacagagagaggctgacagtagccaagtccggcctcgggcgccataggaagctccgcctcgcccgaccctagggctcggactcggcctcggccccggaagacgacgaactcctgatagtcgcctagaggggggtgaatagggcgaaactgaaattctcaaaaataatcacaactacaagccgggttagtcgttagaaatataatcaagtccgcgagagagggtgcaaaacaaatcgcaagcgaataaagagtgtgacacacggatttgttttaccgagtttcggttctcgcaaacctactccccgttgaggtggtcacaaagaccgggtctctttcaaccctttccctctctcaaacggtccctcggaccgagtgagctttctcttctcaatcacttggaacacaaagttcctacaaggaccaccacaagattggtgtctcttgtctcaattacaagtgagtttgatcgcaataaggaatcaagaaagaagaaagcaatccaagcgcaagagctcgaaagaacacaagcaaatctctctcactagtcactaaagctttgtgtggaatttgggagaggatttgatctcttgagtgtgtctagaattgaatgcctagctcttgtaagtggttggaagtgtgaaaacttggatgcaatgaatggtgggtggttgggggtatttatagccccaaccaccaaactagccgtttggtggggctgactgtcgtatggtgcaccggacagtccggtgcacaccggacatgtccggtgcgccagccacgtcaccaaagccgttgggttccgaccgttggagctctgtcttctaggcccgcctggatgtccggtgacgcaccggacatgaactgtagagtgtcctatgcgccagtatgggcgtgcctgacttctgcgcgcgctggcgcgcatttaatgcgctgcaggtagccgttggcgccgaaatatccgttgcttcgatgtcacaccggacatgtccggtaaattatagtggactagccgttgcgaattcccgaagctggcgagttcctgaggcgccgttccttggagcaccggacactgtccggtgtacaccggacagtccggtgaattatagcggagcgtctctggattttcccgaaggtgacgagtttgacttggagtcctctggtgcaccggacactgtccggtggcacaccagacagtccggtgcgccagaccagagatgccttcggttatccctttgctcttttgttgaactcaattcttggtccttttaattggctaagtgtgaacctttggcacctgtataacttatacactagagcaaactagttagtccaattatttgtgttggacaattcaaccaccaaaatcaattaggaactaggtgtaagcctaattccctttcaatctccccctttttggtgattgatgccaacacaaaccaaagcaagtatagaagtgcataattgaactaatttgcataatgtaagtgcaaaggttgcttggaattgagccaatataaatacttataaaatatgcatggattgtttctttaacattttggaccacgcttgcaccacatgttttgtttttgcaaattctttttgtaaatccttttcaaggttcttttgcaaaatagtcaaaggtaaatgaataagattttgcgaagcattttcaggatttgaaattttctccccttgtttcaaatgcttttcctttgactaaaacaaaactccccctaaatgaaattctcctcttagtgttcaagagggttttaagatatcaattttgaaatactactttctccctcttttgaacacaatagggtaccaatttgaaatttccaattgaaaacattttttaaaaataggtggtggtgcgatccttttgctttgggctcttactctctccccctttggcatgaatcgccaaaaacggaatcattagagcccttagaattactctctccccctttggtcataaataaatgagtgaagattataccaagacagagtccttttctcccccaaagatggagagttgctcggagtgacggtgaaggatgagttacggagtggaagcctttgtctttgccgaagactctaatttcctttcaatacacctatgacttggtttgaaatatacttgaaaacacattagtcatagcatatgaaagagacataatcaaagtatataaattagctatgtgtgcaaattagcaaaagaagttcctagaatcaagaatatttagctcatgcctaagtttgttaaaagtttgttcatcaagtggcttggtaaagatatcggctaattgatccttagtattaatgtaagaaatctcgatatctcccttttgttggtgatcccttaaaaagtgataccgaatggctatgtgtttagttcggctatgctcgacgggattatccgccattttgattgcactctcattatcacatagaagaggaactttggttaatttgtaaccatagtccctaagggtttgcctcatccaaagtagttgcgcgcaacaatgtcctgcggcaatatactcggcttcgacggtagaaagagctacgaaattttgcttctttgaagcccaagacatcaaggatcttcccaagaactggcaagtccccgatgtgctctttctattgattttacaccgcgcccaatcggcatccgaataaccaatcaaatcaaaagtggatcccctaggataccaaagcccaaacttaggagtataagccaaatatctcaagattcgttttacggacgtaaggtgagcttccttagggtcggcttggaatcttgcacacatgcatacggaaagcataatatccggtctagatgcacataagtataataaagaacctatcatcgaccggtataccttctgatcgacggatttacctccctcgtcgaggtcgagatgcccattggttcccatgggtgtcttgatgggtttggcatccttcattccaaacttgcttagaatatcttgagtgtacttcatttggctgaggaaggtgccttcttggagttgtttcacttgaaaacctagaaaatacttcaactcccccatcatagacatttcgaacttttgtgtcatgatcctactaaattcttcacaagtagactcgttagtagacccaaatataatatcatcaacataaatttggcatacaaacaagtcattttcaagagttttagtgaatagagtaggatcggcctttccaactttgaagccattagtgataaggaaatccctaaggcattcataccatgctcttggggcttgcttgagcccataaagcgccttagagagtttataaacatggttagggtactcactatcttcaaagccgggaggttgctcaacatagacctcttccttgattggtccattgaggaaggcactctttacgtccatttgataaagcttaaagccatggtaagtagcataggctaataatattcgaattgactcaagcctagctacgggtgcataggtttcaccaaaatccaaaccttcgacttgggagtatcctttggccataagtcgagctttgttccttgtcaccacaccatgctcatcttgcttgttgcggaaaacccatttggttcctacaacattttggttagggcgtggaactaaataccatacctcattcctagtgaagttgttgagctcctcttgcatcgccaccacccaatccgaatcttgtagtgcttcctctaccctgtgtggctcaatagaggaaacaaaagagtaatgctcacaaaaatgtgcaacacgagatctagtagttacccccttatgaatgtcgccgaggatggtgtcgacggggtgatcccgttggattgcttggtggactcttgggtgtggcggcctttgttcttcatcctccttgtcttgatcatttgcatctcccccttgatcattgccgtcatcttgaggtggctcatttgcttgatcttctacttcatcaacttgagcttcatcctcattttgagttggtggagatgcttgcgtggaggaggatggttgatcttgtgcatttggaggctctttggattccttcggacacacatccccaatggacatgttccttagcgcgatgcatggagcctcttcatcacttatctcatcaagatcaacttgctctacttgagagccgttagtttcatcaaacacaacgtcacaagaaacttcaacttgtccggaggacttgttaaagactctatatgcccttgtgtttaaatcatatcctagtaaaaagccttctactgtcttaggagcaaatttagattttctacctcttttaacaagaataaagcatttgctaccaaagactctaaaatatgaaatattaggctttttaccggttaggagttcataagatgtcttcttgaggattcggtgtagatacaatcggttgatggcgtagcaagcagtgttgactgcctcggcccaaaaccgatccgaagtcttgtactcatcaagcatggttcttgccatgtccaatagagttctattcttcctctccactacaccattttgttgtggtgtgtagggagaggagaactcatgcttgatgccctcctcctcaaggaagccttcaatttgagagttcttgaactccgtcccgttgtcgcttctaattttcttgatccttaatctgaactcattttgagcccgtctcaagaatccttttaaggtctcttgggtttgagatttttcctgcaaaaagaatacccaagtgaagccagaataatcatccacaataactagacagtacttactcccgccgatgcttatgtaagcaatcgggccgaatagatccatgtgtaggagctccagtggcctgtcagtcgtcatgatgttcttgtgtggatgatgagcaccaacttgctttcctgcttggcatgcgctacaaaccctgtctttctcaaaatgaacattggttagtcctaaaatgtgttctccctttagaagcttgtgaagattcttcatcccaacatgggctagtcggcggtgccagagccaacccatgttagtcttagcaattaagcaagtgtcgagttcagctctatcaaaatctaccaagtatagctgaccctccaacactcccttaaatgctattgattcatcacttcttctaaagacagtgacacctatatcagtaaagagacagttgtagcccatttgacataattgagatacggaaagcaaattgtaatctaaagaatttacaagaaaaacattggaaatagaatggtcaggggatatagcaattttacccaatcctttgaccaaaccttggtttccatccccgaatgtgatagctcgttggggatcttggtttttctcataggaggagaacatctttttctcccctgtcatgtggtttgtgcacccgctgtcgatgatccagcttgagcccctggatgcataaacctacaaaacaagtttagttcttgactttaggtacccaaacggttttgggtcctttggcattagaaacaagaactttgggtacccaaacacaagtcttggagcccttgtgtttgcccccaacaaacttggcaactactttgccggatttgttagttaaaacatatgatgcatcaaaagttttgaatgaaatgtcatgatcatttgatgcattaggagttttcttcttaggcaacttagcacgggttggttgcctagaactagatgtctcacccttaaacataaaagcatgatttgggccagagtgagacttcctagagtgaattctcctaatcttgctctcgggataaccggcagggtacaaaatgtaaccctcattatcctaaggcatgggagccttgcccttaacaaaattagacaatcttttaggtggggcactaagtttgacattgtcccccctttggaagccaatgccatccttgatgccggggcgtctcccactatagagcatacttctagcaaatttaaatttttcattttctaagttatgctcggcaattttagcatctaattttgctatatgatcattttgttgtttaattaaagccatgtgatcatgtatagcatcaatgttaatatctctacatctagtacaaatggtagtgtgctcaacggtaaatgtagagggtttgcaagattttaattctacaaccttagcatgcaatatatcattcttagttctaa
It encodes:
- the LOC100191523 gene encoding cystathionine gamma-synthase 1, chloroplastic isoform X2; this translates as MATVSLTPQAVFSTESGGALASATILRFPPNFVRQLSTKARRNCSNIGVAQIVAAAWSDCPAARPHLGGGGRRARGVASSHAAAASAAAAASAAAEVSAIPNAKVAQPSAVVLAERNLLGSDASLAVHAGERLGRRIATDAITTPVVNTSAYWFNNSQELIDFKEGRHASFEYGRYGNPTTEALEKKMSALEKAESTVFVASGMYAAVAMLSALVPAGGHIVTTTDCYRKTRIYMETELPKRGISMTVIRPADMDALQNALDNNNVSLFFTETPTNPFLRCIDIEHVSNMCHSKGALLCIDSTFASPINQKALTLGADLVIHSATKYIAGHNDVIGGCVSGRDELVSKVRIYHHVVGGVLNPNAAYLILRGMKTLHLRVQCQNNTALRMAQFLEEHLKIARVYYPGLPSHPEHHIAKSQMTGFGGVVSFEVAGDFDATRKFIDSVKIPYHAPSFGGCESIIDQPAIMSYCSVAYKQGFKGAEGHLWDQGQPDQVQHWSGGF
- the LOC100191523 gene encoding Cystathionine gamma-synthase 1, chloroplastic: MATVSLTPQAVFSTESGGALASATILRFPPNFVRQLSTKARRNCSNIGVAQIVAAAWSDCPAARPHLGGGGRRARGVASSHAAAASAAAAASAAAEVSAIPNAKVAQPSAVVLAERNLLGSDASLAVHAGERLGRRIATDAITTPVVNTSAYWFNNSQELIDFKEGRHASFEYGRYGNPTTEALEKKMSALEKAESTVFVASGMYAAVAMLSALVPAGGHIVTTTDCYRKTRIYMETELPKRGISMTVIRPADMDALQNALDNNNVSLFFTETPTNPFLRCIDIEHVSNMCHSKGALLCIDSTFASPINQKALTLGADLVIHSATKYIAGHNDVIGGCVSGRDELVSKVRIYHHVVGGVLNPNAAYLILRGMKTLHLRVQCQNNTALRMAQFLEEHLKIARVYYPGLPSHPEHHIAKSQMTGFGGVVSFEVAGDFDATRKFIDSVKIPYHAPSFGGCESIIDQPAIMSYWDSKEQRDIYGIKDNLIRFSIGVEDFEDLKNDLVQALEKI